Proteins from one Juglans microcarpa x Juglans regia isolate MS1-56 chromosome 1S, Jm3101_v1.0, whole genome shotgun sequence genomic window:
- the LOC121247127 gene encoding outer envelope pore protein 37, chloroplastic-like: MADSAPAPAPPPPSPNHLVPPIPVPAPPLPTEPAFTFPRRPPIRVTSEFDSDSSVFFHKISCKFLDKVAKLKFSFQNHTNGDIIEPQVSFISKHLSIHYDVEDRNALLKASLEVGPRLQLRAVHDVKAQQGELSMVANLADPGYTLELSSMVPSVGMPRATLKFPLGEVSVEERAEEELKPTLSINGILKGQILNGVYTAQLKDEDLKLRYAYKDDEMSFIPSISLPSNALSFAFKRRFGPSDKLSYLYNFDSNFWSAVYKRTYGKDLKFKAGYDSEVRLGWASLWVGDEGDKAKTAPMKMKVQFMLQVPQDDIKSSALMFRVKKRWDI, translated from the exons ATGGCGGACTCAGCCCCAGCCCCAGCCCCTCCCCCTCCGAGCCCCAACCACCTGGTCCCACCAATTCCAGTTCCAGCACCACCATTACCCACCGAACCCGCGTTCACCTTCCCTCGGAGGCCGCCCATAAGAGTAACCTCCGAGTTCGACAGTGACAGCTCTGTTTTCTTTCACAAAATCTCCTGCAAGTTCCTCGACAAGGTTGCCAAGCTCaagttctccttccagaaccaCACCAATGGGGATATCATCGAACCCCAAGTCAGCTTCATCTCCAAGCACCTCTCCATCCACTACGATGTGGAGGACCGGAATGCCCTTCTCAAGGCCTCCCTCGAGGTCGGCCCCAGGTTGCAGCTTAGAGCTGTCCACGATGTCAAG GCACAACAAGGAGAGCTTTCGATGGTTGCAAACCTTGCCGATCCTGGTTATACATTAGAATTGTCATCTATGGTTCCATCTGTTGGTATG CCAAGAGCAACCCTTAAATTTCCCCTCGGCGAAGTATCGGTAGAGGAAAGAGCAGAGGAGGAATTAAAGCCAACGTTGTCTATAAATGGGATTCTTAAAGGCCAAATTCTGAATGGAGTCTACACTGCTCAATTAAAggatgaagatttgaaattaagatACGCCTACAAg GATGATGAAATGTCATTCATCCCAAGCATTTCATTGCCTTCAAATGCATTGTCGTTTGCATTCAAGCGTCGGTTTGGACCTTCAGACAAATTGAG CTACTTGTACAATTTTGATTCCAACTTCTGGAGTGCGGTGTACAAGCGCACATATGGCAAGGACTTAAAGTTTAAAGCTGGTTATGATTCAGAGGTGCGCCTTGGTTGGGCTTCTCTTTGG GTTGGAGATGAAGGTGATAAAGCAAAGACAGCTCCAATGAAGATGAAAGTTCAATTCATGCTCCAAGTGCCACAAGATGACATAAAGTCTTCGGCATTAATGTTCCGGGTCAAAAAGAGATGGGACATATGA
- the LOC121245818 gene encoding la-related protein 6B-like isoform X2, whose amino-acid sequence MAPESAASEALDSSESSPSHSDPSLSRNVSFSRLNAQAPEFVPTARPPAQPPRILVPPPPPPPPFHVPIHGHVPVSPGHVIPVHHHHSPHRLSVQYHAHPHPHPHHQYYGGGGFSGEREVTVQHHQAQIESDQGPTSSSKNKLSEESTQKILNQVEYYFSDLNLATTDHLMRFINKDPEGFVPISVVASFKKIKALTSNHSQLATVLRNSSKLVISDDGKKVRRQHPLTESDMEELQSRIVVAENLPEDHCHQNLMKVFSTVGSVKTIRTCQPQNSNGGATSASRSGKSDSMLFTNKWHAFVEYESVELAEKAVAELNDEGNWRSGLRVRLMLRRTSKPSSARGKKGHDGEVNFEEDDTSMTDQQQNERQLEPSYQQSDVHPHEHTGDEHVNEKDGGQRRGRGRGRGKGRGRGQYHHNVNNRGNHVGTPPSNNVVNIEPSTVAKQPPGPRMPDGTRGFAMGRGKPVTVNIT is encoded by the exons ATGGCCCCAGAATCGGCGGCCTCAGAAGCCCTAGATTCTTCGGAATCGTCTCCGTCTCACTCCGATCCATCACTGTCTCGAAACGTTTCGTTCAGCCGGCTCAACGCCCAGGCCCCCGAGTTCGTTCCCACCGCCCGGCCTCCCGCTCAGCCCCCACGAATCCTCGTccctcctccacctcctcccCCGCCGTTTCATGTCCCGATTCACGGTCACGTGCCTGTGTCGCCTGGTCACGTGATCCCTGTCCATCACCACCATTCCCCTCACCGCCTTTCGGTTCAGTACCATGCCCATCCCCATCCGCATCCGCATCATCAGTACTATGGCGGCGGCGGTTTTAGTGGAGAGCGTGAAGTGACGGTCCAACACCACCAAGCTCAGATTGAGTCCGATCAAGGTCCCACTTCTTCCTCAAAAAATAAGCTATCTGAGGAATCTACTCAGAAGATTTTGAATCAG GTGGAGTATTATTTCAGTGATTTAAACCTGGCTACAACTGATCATTTGATGAGATTCATCAACAAAGATCCTGAAGGATTTG TGCCTATATCTGTTGTTGCATCTTTCAAGAAGATCAAGGCTCTCACTAGTAATCATTCCCAGCTGGCAACTGTTTTGCGGAACTCTTCAAAACTT GTAATTAGTGATGATGGAAAGAAAGTTAGACGTCAGCATCCCTTGACTGAGTCAGATATGGAGGAGTTGCAA TCTCGCATAGTTGTTGCTGAAAACTTGCCTGAGGATCATTGCCATCAAAACCTAATGAAGGTTTTCTCAACCGTGGGAAG TGTGAAGACTATTCGTACCTGTCAACCACAAAACTCCAATGGCGGAGCTACTTCAGCATCCAGATCAGGAAAATCTGATAGTATGCTTTTCACTAACAAG TGGCATGCATTCGTGGAATATGAATCTGTTGAGCTGGCTGAGAAAGCA GTTGCAGAGCTGAATGATGAGGGAAACTGGAGGAGTGGCCTGAGGGTCCGCTTAATGCTTAGACGCACG TCAAAACCTTCTTCAGCGCGAGGAAAAAAGGGGCATGATGGGGAAGTGAACTTTGAGGAAGATGATACTTCCATGACTGATCAGCAACAAAATGAGAGACAATTGGAGCCGTCTTACCAACAATCTGATGTTCATCCGCACGAACATACA GGGGATGAGCATGTCAATGAGAAGGATGGTGGGCAGAGGAGAGGTCGTGGCCGGGGCAGGGGAAAGGGACGAGGGCGGGGTCAATACCACCACAATGTCAATAATCGTGGAAATCATGTGGGAACTCCCCCGTCAAATAATGTAGTCAATATTGAGCCATCAACTGTAGCCAAGCAGCCTCCTGGACCTCGAATGCCGGACGGCACGAGAGGATTTGCTATGGGTCGGGGAAAGCCAGTCACTGTGAATATCACTTGA
- the LOC121245818 gene encoding la-related protein 6B-like isoform X1: MAPESAASEALDSSESSPSHSDPSLSRNVSFSRLNAQAPEFVPTARPPAQPPRILVPPPPPPPPFHVPIHGHVPVSPGHVIPVHHHHSPHRLSVQYHAHPHPHPHHQYYGGGGFSGEREVTVQHHQAQIESDQGPTSSSKNKLSEESTQKILNQVEYYFSDLNLATTDHLMRFINKDPEGFVPISVVASFKKIKALTSNHSQLATVLRNSSKLVISDDGKKVRRQHPLTESDMEELQSRIVVAENLPEDHCHQNLMKVFSTVGSVKTIRTCQPQNSNGGATSASRSGKSDSMLFTNKWHAFVEYESVELAEKAVAELNDEGNWRSGLRVRLMLRRTSKPSSARGKKGHDGEVNFEEDDTSMTDQQQNERQLEPSYQQSDVHPHEHTVSGDEHVNEKDGGQRRGRGRGRGKGRGRGQYHHNVNNRGNHVGTPPSNNVVNIEPSTVAKQPPGPRMPDGTRGFAMGRGKPVTVNIT, encoded by the exons ATGGCCCCAGAATCGGCGGCCTCAGAAGCCCTAGATTCTTCGGAATCGTCTCCGTCTCACTCCGATCCATCACTGTCTCGAAACGTTTCGTTCAGCCGGCTCAACGCCCAGGCCCCCGAGTTCGTTCCCACCGCCCGGCCTCCCGCTCAGCCCCCACGAATCCTCGTccctcctccacctcctcccCCGCCGTTTCATGTCCCGATTCACGGTCACGTGCCTGTGTCGCCTGGTCACGTGATCCCTGTCCATCACCACCATTCCCCTCACCGCCTTTCGGTTCAGTACCATGCCCATCCCCATCCGCATCCGCATCATCAGTACTATGGCGGCGGCGGTTTTAGTGGAGAGCGTGAAGTGACGGTCCAACACCACCAAGCTCAGATTGAGTCCGATCAAGGTCCCACTTCTTCCTCAAAAAATAAGCTATCTGAGGAATCTACTCAGAAGATTTTGAATCAG GTGGAGTATTATTTCAGTGATTTAAACCTGGCTACAACTGATCATTTGATGAGATTCATCAACAAAGATCCTGAAGGATTTG TGCCTATATCTGTTGTTGCATCTTTCAAGAAGATCAAGGCTCTCACTAGTAATCATTCCCAGCTGGCAACTGTTTTGCGGAACTCTTCAAAACTT GTAATTAGTGATGATGGAAAGAAAGTTAGACGTCAGCATCCCTTGACTGAGTCAGATATGGAGGAGTTGCAA TCTCGCATAGTTGTTGCTGAAAACTTGCCTGAGGATCATTGCCATCAAAACCTAATGAAGGTTTTCTCAACCGTGGGAAG TGTGAAGACTATTCGTACCTGTCAACCACAAAACTCCAATGGCGGAGCTACTTCAGCATCCAGATCAGGAAAATCTGATAGTATGCTTTTCACTAACAAG TGGCATGCATTCGTGGAATATGAATCTGTTGAGCTGGCTGAGAAAGCA GTTGCAGAGCTGAATGATGAGGGAAACTGGAGGAGTGGCCTGAGGGTCCGCTTAATGCTTAGACGCACG TCAAAACCTTCTTCAGCGCGAGGAAAAAAGGGGCATGATGGGGAAGTGAACTTTGAGGAAGATGATACTTCCATGACTGATCAGCAACAAAATGAGAGACAATTGGAGCCGTCTTACCAACAATCTGATGTTCATCCGCACGAACATACAGTAAGT GGGGATGAGCATGTCAATGAGAAGGATGGTGGGCAGAGGAGAGGTCGTGGCCGGGGCAGGGGAAAGGGACGAGGGCGGGGTCAATACCACCACAATGTCAATAATCGTGGAAATCATGTGGGAACTCCCCCGTCAAATAATGTAGTCAATATTGAGCCATCAACTGTAGCCAAGCAGCCTCCTGGACCTCGAATGCCGGACGGCACGAGAGGATTTGCTATGGGTCGGGGAAAGCCAGTCACTGTGAATATCACTTGA
- the LOC121245817 gene encoding inositol 1,3,4-trisphosphate 5/6-kinase 4, with translation MGVVIRGVILDESVLLAPQRDDDLHANGSLQPGAESLLRKLRHSKFRTGITYGVGLSDHKVSLLKMMTATYSFDSFILNSTSIDDAKREIMLAWGDIGGIILYLVSSEKKEVFPKLSNCGWLIVALRSLGQESADVIEDGSACEDSSIFYINQLEELPLTVCHLNRKAIGSSVLTVGYIMKPSREDDFAKRGAFPMYPTQNGLMFFPLMLELPLSPQLQEVDIILHKATDEIISIDLSSSTNFSNRIAYTRGMQELQRYMEHHPDCCVIDPFNNIYPVVDRLKIQEILLQLEDLNTEGRCTIRGPHFLKVDNFNELDLVQRLSEAKLSLPSIVKPQVACGVASAHNMAIVFRIEDFKDLSVPLPAVVQEYVDHSSTLYKFYVMGENVFHAVKMSTPNANMLMKLSESNGLKPLVFDSLKSLPTANDDKHCGCDNYSKATNHFIDLELVTNAANWLMRKLDLTIFGFDVVIQDDTGDHVIVDVNYLPSFKEVPDDIAIPAFWNAIKKKFESRKSN, from the exons ATGGGTGTGGTGATTAGGGGAGTGATATTGGACGAGTCTGTACTATTAGCCCCTCAACGTGACGACGACCTCCATGCAAACGGATCGTTACAACCCGGTGCTGAGTCTCTCCTTCGTAAGCTCCGCCATTCTAAGTTCCGTACg GGGATTACTTATGGAGTTGGTCTTTCAGATCATAAG GTGAGTCTTCTTAAAATGATGACAGCAACATACTCGTTTGATTCTTTTATCTTGAATTCAACTTCTATAGACGATGCTAAACGTGAGATTATGCTAGCTTGGGGTGACATTGGAGGCATTATTTTGTACCTAGTTTCTAGTGAGAAAAAGGAAGTCTTCCCTAAACTAAGCAACTGTGGTTGGCTGATTGTTGCTCTAA GATCGCTTGGGCAAGAATCAGCAGACG TTATTGAAGATGGTAGTGCATGTGAGGATTCAAGCATATTTTATATCAACCAGTTAGAAGAGTTGCCTTTGACTGTATGCCACTTAAATAGAAAG GCAATTGGCAGCAGTGTCTTGACTGTTGGATATATTATGAAACCTTCTCGTGAAGATGATTTTGCTAAG AGGGGTGCATTCCCTATGTATCCTACTCAAAATGGATTGATGTTTTTCCCCCTCATGCTTGAGCTGCCTTTATCACCTCAGTTGCAAGAAGTTGACATCATTCTCCATAAAGCAACTGATGAAATTATATCCATTGACTTGAGCAGTTCTACAAACTTCTCTAACAGAATTGCTTACACCAGGGGCATGCAGGAATTGCAAAG ATACATGGAGCATCATCCGGATTGCTGTGTGATTGACCCATTTAATAACATTTACCCTGTAGTGGATCGGCTGAAAATTCAAGAGATTCTACTTCAGTTGGAGGATCTTAATACTGAGGGCCGCTGTACAATCCGGGGCCCCCATTTTCTCAAG GTTGATAATTTTAATGAACTTGATCTAGTGCAGAGGCTGTCTGAAGCCAAATTATCTCTTCCGAGTATAGTGAAACCTCAAGTTGCCTGTGGTGTTGCAAGTGCTCACAATATG GCAATTGTGTTCAGAATTGAAGATTTTAAGGACTTGAGCGTTCCTCTTCCAGCTGTTGTGCAG GAATATGTGGATCATTCATCCACTCTGTACAAATTTTATGTCATGGGCGAAAACGTTTTCCATGCAGTTAAAATGTCTACGCCAAATGCAAATATGTTAATGAAATTATCTGAAAGTAATGGACTCAAACCTCTAGTCTTTGACAG CTTAAAATCTCTGCCCACTGCCAATGACGACAAACATTGTGGCTGTGATAATTACTCCAAAGCCACTAATCATTTTATTGATCTTGAGCTGGTCACCAATGCTGCAAATTGGCTTATGAGAAAGCTTGATCTTACTATCTTTGGCTTTGATGTTGTT ATTCAGGATGACACTGGTGATCATGTCATTGTGGATGTAAATTATCTCCCTTCATTTAAGGAAGTGCCTGATGATATTGCAATACCTGCCTTTTGGAATGCCATTAAAAAGAAGTTCGAGTCGAGAAAGTCGAATTAA
- the LOC121247145 gene encoding probable uridine nucleosidase 2 translates to MTAQPKKIIIDTDPGIDDAMAIFLALRSPEVELIGLTTIFGNVYTTLATRNALHLLEVAGRTDIPVAEGSHVTITKDTKLRVADFVHGADGLGNQNFPQPKGKPIEQSAAAFLIEQANLYPGKVTVVALGALTNIALAIQQDPALSRNIGQIILLGGSFALNGNVNPAAEANIFGDPDAADIVFTSGADVLAVGLNVTHQVVLTDADRQKLARSDGKFAQYLCKILEVYFSYHDYAYNTKGVFLHDPTTLLAAVDPSLMTYAKGVVRVQTSGITRGLTLLHNTQKRFGEVTEWSDKPTVKVAVTVDAPAILNLVMERLMDS, encoded by the exons ATGACTGCCCAACCAAAGAAGATCATCATCGACACCGACCCTGGCATTG ATGATGCTATGGCGATTTTTCTGGCATTACGATCACCAGAGGTGGAGCTGATTGGACTTACAACTATATTTGGGAATGTTTATACGACCCTGGCCACGAGAAATGCCCTGCATTTG CTTGAAGTTGCAGGGAGAACTGATATCCCAGTTGCTGAGGGATCTCATGTCACTATTACT AAAGATACGAAACTTCGAGTTGCTGATTTTGTACATGGTGCTGATGGACTTGGCAACCAAAATTTTCCTCAGCCAAAAGGAAAGCCAATTGAGCAGTCAGCAGCTGCCTTTCTCATTGAGCAAGCAAACCTCTATCCTGGAAAAGTCACAGTGGTGGCACTAGGCGCACTTACAAATATTGCCCTG GCCATCCAACAAGATCCTGCACTTTCTAGGAACATTGGGCAAATTATTCTTCTTGGTGGTTCTTTTGCACTAAATGGGAATGTGAATCCAGCAGCAGAGGCCAAT ATTTTTGGTGATCCAGACGCTGCAGATATTGTCTTCACAAGTGGAGCAGATGTTTTGGCTGTGGGCTTAAATGTTACTCATCAAGTCGTATTGACAG ATGCTGATAGACAGAAGCTGGCAAGGTCAGATGGGAAATTTGCTCAGTATTTGTGCAAAATCTTAGAGGTGTACTTCTCTTATCATGATTATGCATACAACACAAAAG GAGTTTTCCTTCATGATCCAACAACCCTTCTTGCAGCTGTTGATCCTTCTCTTATGACATATGCCAAAGGTGTTGTTAGAGTCCAGACCAGTGGCATCACAAGGGGATTGACATTGTTACACAACACACAGAAAAG GTTTGGTGAAGTCACTGAATGGAGTGATAAACCCACAGTGAAGGTTGCTGTCACAGTTGATGCTCCTGCTATTCTCAACCTTGTCATGGAGCGGCTTATGGATTCCTGA